In the genome of Arabidopsis thaliana chromosome 4, partial sequence, the window taGGTTAAAACTAAAGGGTCTAACTCTCACAAGTACTACGTTATTAAgtgtttatgatttttctattGACTTTAAAGCCTCTGTGTTAACTAGAATGTCTTCTTTAGAACACTActaatttagttataaattaaTGTGTAAACTaattcaaatgaaaatttgggAAATATTAGAGGATGATAATGGATCATTAGAGAGTCGACACGTGTAGGATCTGTAGGAATGGGCCAAGTAAATAAAGCGAAGCTGATGATGAAAACAAGAGGAGAATCGCGGGCCATGCGATGCATATAGTGATTAAGGATGTACTAACCATGAAATCATtatgcatcatcatcattatcattcACTATCTAATTCGAATCCCAACGTTGTTCCTTCGagaaacacaagaaagaaaaacatcaatatTAACGAAAAGCTATTTTACTTTCACTGTTATTACCATATCCTTGTTAAAAGTAaggaattttgaaaattattttatactttttctagttttttatacagttgtttttgataaaaaaaatgttttacaatataacttatttttaagtttttatgcaaattatatattaatttactattttatgtttatttatattatgtaGTCTCTTTTAtgaatgattgatttttttttaaaataaatatttttaatctgtttgtttgtaactaaaataatatacattATGAAACGGAGAAAGTATTTTTAgtgtttgattaattttgaaaatgaatatttctaaaatagtatgtttctttaaattgatatattaaatgatagtttgattaaaaaaacgataaattttgaaaataaaaaatttcttacgaaactattttcaaaacataaatatttcaaagcAACATTATTAACATTACGACTTTGAAACTAAATTAAACTATTCGTAAATTGTGGGaacaaaacacatatatttagctcaaaaaataatgatttgcCGATTGAAATATTTGCTTATGagctaattatatattaatttctatCGAATTTCAATTATTCTCTTATGCAATATCAACTAATAAACACAATTTCGTattgttcaaaacaaaatttgttaagtgaactaaattttatgttatttttggGTTGCTGGTCAAATTGTATCCAAAttctaaatttcaaattattctGCGAAATAGTTATCATGACGTAGTTGACTAGTGGTAATTGTCGGCAAACCCCAAGTTTGATGAATTAGTGATGCTAAAGGGGTACTAATCACTTTTATAATTATCGTTAGTcatgattttttctcttttagaaATTGATTACTATATTTGTCTGCCATTGAAAATTCTAATAACAACCGGCAAAAATTAACATAcatcaaagatcaaaacttcCTTGACTAGTAACTTTTCTTTCCTTTCCCTTTCACATTATTAGGCTTCATATCatatttactttcttttgtacAGCTAAAAATAGATGccatataaataaactataaaaagtcaaaatgtCAAAtcaactctatatattattaatctaTTTTTGGCTCATATATGGCCCATGGAAAATTCATGAGTTTCCACTTATATATATCTGTCAGAGAATGTATGGTTCTAATTGTCAATAGTCACatgtatatactatatactaaGGGTcagtttacaaaaataaaataaaaatacatatactaAAGTATCTCCATTGCACAATGCACATACAAGGAGagtatttaaataatattaaaaaactgtaattacaaaatactaataattaaatatgagGTTATTTAAATTGGAGACACCTCTTTTCAAAATGTCTTCCCCAAAACATTTAAGATATGATGTCTTAAATTTAAAGACACCaaacattaaatatttttatcatgGGAAGACTCCTTAGAGCAACCCCAACCTTGTATCTTAGCTAATTCTTAGGTATAAAAgtgattaaatttaataaaaccaacaaacctTAGCTAAGATAAACATCTTAATTAATTCTTAAAACTAAGAAGAGTATATGTGTTGTGTTTTGAGTGGGTAGACATTGTTTTGAAATAGTttgaattgttgttttttaagaATCTAATAGTTCTTAACCATTCGAGTAGAAATTAGTTAAgatttttcctaatttttcttaacttagtaaaaacaacattttcatttaaaataaggttaagattcaaaattaagaatcaaTTGGTTTTAAATCATTGGGATTACTCTTAATATGATGAGGAATGGAGTTGGTCTAAAAGTCTAAGAGCATCCTtaacattaatatattattaaattttttaagaagataaaaataaaaacattttaattctACAGTTATattctaattatttaatatagaTAAACCACTAACAGAACAGTAcgtatattttggtttgtgatttttaTTAGAGTGGAGCAAATAATATGCGTTATGCTAAATTATTTCCTCATATTCTATAACACTATTTGTCGTTAGATAAACAAGTTGAGATGAGAGTGCTAGGTAAATACTGTCACTGTTAGCTCGACAAAGTTACTGTTATAAAAGAGAACACATCAtttgattcatatattttccATTAATAGTTTTATTCATTCTACTACATTTCTTACTTGTTCATCTAACTTTAAGTTTTTGTAccaataattttgtttatctatttTCTTGGTAATTTTGAGataatatttaacttataAAACTGTCCATATTTGAAATAGTTATGGGCATTAATTAGCTTTATTGTCCAATATTTTACTTACGTACGTGTTCTTTTAAATATGGTGACATTGAAGAAAAAGTGGTTGGTaaacattgtttttcttttttacagtTATTTGTGTAAAGTGTAAGAATTTGGTAGGTCCAAGAACAAAATTACTCATGCCGGAAGATTCTGTCGTAACGGTTTCAATGACTAAAACAAGTATGACTAGTAGTAACACCGATATGTTtgtttaactctttttttttttttttctttcttttttacatttttgtaatcGTACTTGTTGACGAGCTTGATTTATCCCGATAACAGCCAGCTAAATTGGGATCCTACGTCTTTTTCCGACCGTACGTACCCACGTTCGGCATTTATGTGACAGATTCTTGTGGATCGGTCTATCGATCTTTCGGCAcctgatttggttttggaccaataattatttagttttttttactcGACTTgcagaaaataatatatatatgtatatatatatatacatatatatttaaacatagttattatttgtgttttggaTATAACTGAACGCATCCAAAGCACTTCGGAGCTTGTGAATCGTTATAACATGCAAACTATTTTGCAGAAtatgatttattattatattgtaTTGCAAatgatcttaattttttttttgtgcaaacaAATGATCTatactagttttttttaaacgaCATTAGCATCTACAAAATAACTATCGTCATTAGCCACTGATTGTAATATTGTTACAATATAATTTGTATAGCTGTAAACTATTTATGTTGTCAGTTCtagttttgatatatttactGTCGCTAATTCTAACATGTTTGCATTCAAAACCGCTGATTAATTGACATTGTTACTATATAGAGCATAAAACGGTGCTTCATTGGATGACTATTGACTAATATACCAAATGTGACTATGTGAGTTTATGATTTAGTTACATAAATATACAGATAtgtttatctatttatttatagaaagtCTTTCAAGAAAtctacaaaaattaaagaaataaagagagtaTGCCTATCTGTACGTCGGTGGCTGTATATtgtgaaaataattaatgtcgTATATTATTGCAAGTACTTAGGGATCAGGGCTGAGTCTACGACAAGATACGTATCAATGCACAcgtccaaattttttttttttttgtgtacaAATGGTCATGGTCTCCAGACGGtgacattttaaaaaacattatttgattggtctttgtaatttttattttccaaccTGTCTTGTCATTTCGACTACGAAACGTACGATTTTTTCAATCACGTTTACTAATATCATACACCGAAAATAAACAGTTCACAAACGCATCTTAATTATTCAAATTCAtgaatgttttatataatcgaGTATCATATCaacatttatttgatattttgatgtCGTATGTATATCAATGTTGTTAGCTGTAAACTGTCCAATGAAAATCCATTTAATATTTGGACAAATTATTATTAGGGAAATTAATGTAATGTGGagtattttatatgaaatgtGTATTAATGACGACGACCTTACTTGATCCCGGAAGTGTGTATTAATTTAATCGCGGTGCATCGCTGTCCACACGGTTGGGTTCATGCGTACGTGGTATTTGCTGGCAAGTGGCAGTGAAGTTTCTTGTTTGATACTGTATGTTCCATTCATGTCTTTCCCTAGATGCatgtttcttctatttttatatattaatatttttttgtttttcttattatgttttctttcccTTTGTGAGGAGAATAATTGCGATAcgattatttgttttaacagaaaaaagtGAAGCGAAAAAGATGATTCGAAGTTTGAAGTACGAttaaaatttttctttttccggATCCGAGTTTGATCttctttagaaacaaaaattatatttgtttagaAAGTCTGTCAGTTGGGTTTTGGCCCAATTGATTTACCTGGTAGTCAGAAATGTAAGTGACCTGACTACCCTTGACATTAGTCAGAAAACATTCTAAACTCGAGATAAACACTGTGGTAGTTCTTTAGAAAGAAGTCGACTCTAAAGTACTTTGgcgtaaaacaaaaaaatttcccttgaaattatactttatttgtttgacaTAAATGTTTCAAATATAATCTTCTTTTAATCAATgtagttaaatttttttgatagaAGCACGTCAGAATTTCACACTAGTAATGTATAAGTGGTAATCATCATTGCCTAAAACAatgattaattaaaattttagaattcgTCGTCGACAAAGAATTTTTCTTATGATGAAGGTTTTGTGCATAATTATGAACGGATCCATTTATTTCACTCTAACTAGGAATAGATGTTTGATGGGATACAAGTGAACACGAcacaaagtaacaaaaattcatttaacGTCACAAATTATTCTCAATCGAATTTCGAAGTATCAAGAAAAAGGGCAATTAAAAACGTAATCTCATTATGTCTTTGAAATCTAAATTAAAAGTTgagtttattttaattattaatttcctttttgatGATGTAGGGGATGACAATTGACAAccaatttgatttgaaagaTTAACATAAATCATTTTGAGCATACATATATTGCTTAAATCACACCCGTTTATCTCTAAAAACCTCCATAATTTATATCAGGAAAATAAATCTAGTTATTGATATCGccatcaaatatttttttcttaaattgtttttttttgttgttgttgaaaatttaattagaaagatAAGTGGACAACGACGCGAGACAAAGACACAATCTTTAGGGCCTTGAGTAAATTAGGGACAGCATAAACACATGCACTAGTCCTgtctttatttaattatgtggTGTTTACTCTAATGACGTCGCTTTGATTAACCAAGTGGTCATAATTAATATATCGATCgaattatataattatcatAAATTTGAATAAGCATGTTGCCTTTTATTAAAGAGGTTTAATAAAGTTTGGTAATAATGGACTTTGACTTCAAACTCGATTctcatgtaattaattaatatttacatCAAAATTTGGTCACTAATATTACCAAATtaatatactaaaatgttAATTCGCAAATAAAACACTAATTCCAAATAAAGGGTCATTATGATAAACACGTATTGAACTTGATAAAGCAAAGCAAAAATAATGGGTTTCAAGGTTTGGTtatatatgacaaaaaaaaaaaaaggtttggttATATATCTATTGGGCCTATAACCATGTTATAACAAATTTGGGcctaactaaaataataaaataaacgtAATGGTCCTTTTTATATTTGGGTCAAACCCAActctaaacccaaaccaaagaaaaagtatacGGTACGGTACACAGACTTATGGTGTGTGTGATTGCAGGTGAATATTTCTCGTcgtcttctcctttcttctgAAGAAGATTACCCAATCTGAAAAAAACCAAGAAGCTGACAAAATTCCGAATTCTCTGCGATTTCCATGGAGTTATCTCTTCTCCGTCCGACGACTCAATCGCTTCTTCCGTCGTTTTCGAAGCCCAATCTCCGATTAAATGTTTATAAGCCTCTTAGACTCCGTTGTTCAGTGGCCGGTGGACCAACCGTCGGATCTTCAAAAATCGAAGGCGGAGGAGGCACCACCATCACGACGGATTGTGTGATTGTCGGCGGAGGTATTAGTGGTCTTTGCATCGCTCAGGCGCTTGCTACTAAGCATCCTGATGCTGCTCCGAATTTAATTGTGACCGAGGCTAAGGATCGTGTTGGAGGCAACATTATCACTCGTGAAGAGAATGGTTTTCTCTGGGAAGAAGGTCCCAATAGTTTTCAACCGTCTGATCCTATGCTCACTATGGTGGTAAGTTCTTGAAACAATCTGATTCGTTAATACTGAGAACAATGTATTTGtgaattgtttgatttgtgGATTTAGCCTTCTCTGTTTATGGTTAGAGTAGGTAGATAGTGGTTTGAAGGATGATTTGGTGTTGGGAGATCCTACTGCGCCAAGGTTTGTGTTGTGGAATGGGAAATTGAGGCCGGTTCCATCGAAGCTAACAGACTTACCgttctttgatttgatgagTATTGGTGGGAAGATTAGAGCTGGTTTTGGTGCACTTGGCATTCGACCGTCACCTCCAGTGTGTATTCTTACGACCTTTTAGATCAATATGATTTTTAGGGCTTTATGTTGGTAGAATCTGCTCATGTTCTTAGAGTTTGGCAAAGGTGACAGGGTCGTGAAGAATCTGTGGAGGAGTTTGTACGGCGTAACCTCGGTGATGAGGTTTTTGAGCGCCTGATTGAACCGTTTTGTTCAGGTAGAGTTATAGATAAAACTTCATGTGAACCATTTATTCATTTAGATGTCAGCGAATCTGATTATCTAgcagttttcatttttgttctaGTGCACCCTTAATGCTTTAGATTTTATGCTTTTAGGTGTTTATGCTGGTGATCCTTCAAAACTGAGCATGAAAGCAGCGTTTGGGAAGGTTTGGAAACTAGAGCAAAATGGTGGAAGCATAATAGGTGGTACTTTTAAGGCAATTCAGGAGAGGAAAAACGCTCCCAAGGCAGAACGAGACCCGTGAGTAACATCAAACTTTTCTGTTGCTTGGGTCTTTTGTcccttcatatatatatttgtaaaacaaCTCAACCTGCTTCTTCAGGCGCCTGCCAAAACCACAGGGCCAAACAGTTGGTTCTTTCAGGAAGGGACTTCGAATGTTGCCAGAAGCAATATCTGCAAGGTATCCAGTACTTGTCTCTCTCTATTGTTGGAAGGGAAAAGGGAAAAACTTTCAAATGTTTTCTGAAATCTTTTGCACTTTGACAGATTAGGTAGCAAAGTTAAGTTGTCTTGGAAGCTCTCAGGTATCACTAAGCTGGAGAGCGGAGGATACAACTTAACATATGAGACTCCAGATGGTTTAGTTTCCGTGCAGAGCAAAAGTGTTGTAATGACGGTGCCATCTCATGTTGCAAGTGGTCTCTTGCGCCCTCTTTCTGTAAGTTTCTCATTTTGCGAACTAGGAATTTGCTCAAAATTCATAGATTCGACAAATATGGGTTCTTAAATCGTGTGCTGCAACTGTTATCTTCTCAGGAATCTGCTGCAAATGCACTCTCAAAACTATATTACCCACCAGTTGCAGCAGTATCTATCTCGTACCCGAAAGAAGCAATCCGAACAGAATGTTTGATAGATGGTGAACTAAAGGGTTTTGGGCAATTGCATCCACGCACGCAAGGAGTTGAAACATTAGGTATATATCTTGTAGTTATAATCGTCAATTATGTCAAAATGTTCATAGAATCTTCATGCTGTTGCTCGTATTTCTTCAGGAACTATCTACAGCTCCTCACTCTTTCCAAATCGCGCACCGCCCGGAAGAATTTTGCTGTTGAACTACATTGGCGGGTCTACAAACACCGGAATTCTGTCCAAGGTAAAAAACAGCAAACACTTGTAACACATCTTTATTCAACCAAGTAAACCTAAGAACTGatagttttcttctctctctctcttttgttttgattccgCAGTCTGAAGGTGAGTTAGTGGAAGCAGTTGACAGAGATTTGAGGAAAATGCTAATTAAGCCTAATTCGACCGATCCACTTAAATTAGGAGTTAGGGTATGGCCTCAAGCCATTCCTCAGTTTCTAGTTGGTCACTTTGATATCCTTGACACGGCTAAATCATCTCTAACGTCTTCGGGCTACGAAGGGCTATTTTTGGGTGGCAATTACGTCGCTGGTGTAGCCTTAGGCCGGTGTGTAGAAGGCGCATATGAAACCGCGATTGAGGTCAACAACTTCATGTCACGGTACGCTTACAAGTAAATGTAAAACATTAAATCTCCCAGCTTGCGTgagttttattaaatattttgagatatcaaacttcaatttcattttgatACATAGATTTGAGTTATAGTTATATTTAGGAGAAGGGTCTTTGGTTCTCGCAGTCTAAATTAGGTCCTGTGGTGACTTTAAACAACTGAGCGTATCTTTGGAAATACCCGACCCGGTCAGTGACCCGTCCATCTCCTGGAATCCCACATTCTAAACCGCCGTTTATGATGTTGGTGACTAAACCATAACCGACAGTCCGGTTTGCTGCTCTATCTGCTTTCGTCGGTCTGTATCGGTTGACCATAACGTTATGGCAGGACGGTTTAGGAGTCTGTTCGGTcatccaaaaccaaagagCTGTCTTGAAAGCTAAAACGGAGTTGTTGGCTACAAGTTCTGGGTTCTGTAAACCGTCGAAACCCAATGCTCGACCCGCCTGTCCGTAATTGTAATTCCTATATatcccaaaaaagaaagtaacgTTAACCAAAAGGTAAGACTGATATATGGATATGAAACTTGTAGCAAAGATGATACAACCATTCAAAAGAAGTTTCGTTGGTAATTCGCAAAATGGTAGAAgtatataatgttttcatGGGGCATTGAACTATTGTAGACCTAGTTGTTCGAGCaaataaatagatataaatGGTTATTggttaataattaattttgtagaCTTACCAAGATAGTTGAATGGGACCTCTTCCTTTGTAAGACTTGCCAGAAACACAAGGCCAATCCTTATTAGAAGCATCACAATAATTACTCTGTGGACTCACTTCCTCTTTAAAACACAATCCCCACGCATATGGTCCGTCTGGTGCCGTGGCCCAACCACCTGTTGTCTCGTGAGATATCTGCGCCAAAAACGCAGCCACTTCGCGTCGCCTTGTCCAAAAGTTTCCTACGCTCCCGAACTTCGGGAAGGATCTTGTAGCCTCCACGAAAGCTTCATAGGGGTAGAAACCTTTTGCAGGGCATGCGTTGTTGTCCTTGTGGATGAAGATTTGGTCGTAGAGAGTTCTTGGGACTAGGCTCATGATCGGTGCGGGTTtatatttattgtgttttcGAGCTTCGGTTTCATGGAGAGAGGATGATattgagaagatgaagaggagtAGACAGAGCAATAGAGAGATTTGTTTCTCcatatttgttcttttttgtgttttgtgtgaGAAGATGTGGTTTTGGCTTTGTTGTTATATAGAGTCATAGAGATGTAGTAGTGGACGACTTagttacatgtttttgttttggtctacgttttgactttttttagTGGAgtttatactttttattttatatagttgCAATTATTTAAGGgtttattctctttttcattgttAGGAGACCCAttcctctccttcttcttttttctcattttttttctttcaagaaGATTCATTCTTGATTTGGAAAATGCATGACATATATTTCAAACCAGATAAAGTGAACCATTTCAGTCTGAATTCAATTGAATAATGTTAATATGAAGACCAAGTTGAATTTTAATGTGGGGAATTAAGCTTCTTTGGAAGGTACTAAccaaattcaaatataaatatattctttgaaaatttgaaacataatTCATTATGaagtaaatattaaataaaacagaaagtGTTCCATACTGAATTATAGTTTCATTTTGAATACTAttctatacaaaaataaaaacaataaaaaaaaattgagagaaatattagcaatgaaaacaaaactatcaaagaattgtttttgaagttaaaaaatataaaatttcaaagttCGAGGTCGGTGGCTAACTAACATGAAAAGCGCCGAGCAACTTGTGATATGTACGAGTTGGACCAAGTCGTGACGACTTTTTTAATAAGCTTAAGATCCAATTATTTCTCAAGAAAAACAGTAAAACGTACGCCAACATATATTAACTACGACGACAAAATTCTTGGCCTTTAAGAAAGACTAGTACACGATCAATCCCAACGATTAAACCAGCAGACGAGTAACCATATGTAGGGTACGAGTTTCTCAACCACATCTCCAACTTTTCAGTAGACGATCTAATTATGTTTAACCACTAGAAGCCGACACCATAAACATCCATCCGAGGTTATCGTCTTTCGAAGAGTTCCTAACGAGCATTCATGAAACATCATTCTCACTTCTCCTCCCACTAAACCGACTTTTTTCGGATGttatttcaaatttggttaattGCTAAATGATTGACCATTAATTCGACCACGTGATTACACAAAGAGACGTTTAGATCCACTACATTGGTGCGATGTGAAGTGATCACCATGCTTTAGTTTACACGTCCACTTTATATAGGTTTGgcagttaaaaaaaagaagttttatACATAGTTCTATCAAGTGGTCTTAGACCGAATCTTGgcaatatatttgttataagACTACCAATATCATTAATGATTAGAGAAAGTTAATGTTAAGTTTCATCAGATTCTAATTTAAAACCAATGGGTAATGATTGGATTGGTTGTGTTCCATATATACTAGTGTTAGCACTTAGCAGTCATGAGTGTGTTTACTCCATTTATAGTATACTTTCGATGTAGGATCCTAATTAGAATGATAAAGAAACATTCCAAAAGAGTATTATCAAAATGCTCTTCGTCTATCCATACAAATATAATGAGATTTGGGCAGAAACAACCATTTTGTTAACATATTAGGGTCGAGcgcagaaaaaaatatattttgacctgtgttaataaaatagaatagGTTGCGATTTTAATTAAGGAggttaataaattaaaatcgtAAAAATGATACCAAAATGGTAACAAAATCGTAAAGAAAAGTTCattagtataaatataaaaaattcgGTCCAAcaaatattactattaaaaatttataagagagatttataataaaaaaaaaattgttataccaagaaagaaaaggagattCTTGTATTGTAACCCGTTTGTGTGTCTTTTTTAGTCtcagatttgttttaattttctatgaCTTAGGATTTGTAAGTCTTTTTTGGATTTCTAGAACCTGATCGAGGAAATTTCAATGAATATAGTGTAATtggtttgtttggattttgttcCCTTTGTTTACCTTGTTTGGTATTTGGCTTCGGGAGTGTTCTTGTACTCATCGGCTTATGTCTCCGGAAGTGGTTTGTACTTGCCGGCTCTTGTATTTCAACTTGAATCCTATCGATGAAAATCCTAttgacaaaaaatgaaaaaaaaaatgaagctTCCATCATCCATCATTCAGTGGCAGCATAAGCATTTAAGACTACGTGCCGTTTAAGGCCAAGACAAACGGCACTCAGTTCCCTTTTGAAATGGTCAAATGGCGATTGAGTtgttttcctctctctctctcattttttcaattaaagaAGGGAAAGAGGGGAAATCTCTGATCGGAGAGAAAGATCGAATCGAAGAATGGCAGAATTCGTTGAAGCTGATAACGCAGAAGCAATAATCGCGAGGATCGAAACCAAATCGAGGAAGATTGAAAGCCTACTCAAACAGTAATATCAGACCTTGGAGCTAAACCCTAAagtcttcttttgtttttggtttaatcCCTTATCGGTGTTTTAATGTGTGCAGGTACAAACATGTAGAAGCTTTGAAAACGGCTCTTGAAGGTTCGCCTCCGAAAACTCGCGATGAACGTTGCaaggtctctctctttccgaaaccatctttttttttttttttgatttactgagccaaaaaaaactcaactgCAGTCGGCTAATTGGATAGTTGTGCACAGAGCTTTAATGGCCATTAAGGATATTGACGGAATGCTCAATGCTCTTGATGTCGAATATTACGACATTCTCATGAAGTAAGTGCAaagttggttttttttttttttgctgtaaTGCGTTTTGTAATATGTATGAATTGGAAAGCTCTATCCTCAGGCTGTCTGTGCTCTTTGATAGAATGTTTTTGCTTAAAATTCTCAGGTACTTGTACAGAGGACTTTCTACTGGGGACCGACCCACCTGCGATCAGTGCCTGAAGATTCACGAGAAACTCACTGAGAGAGCTGGTCTCGGTTGCATTCTCCGATGTCTTACTGATACCATCAACACCGTTTGATCCATCATTCCCTCTTATGTATTATTACTTGATGCCTTGATGTTTCCAATGTGCATATTCTCCTTGAGGAACCATGTCTCACATTTATCAGTTTTAGACTTGTATTTTCATTACCAAACAGTTGCTTGATAAATGATAACACAAGTCATTCCTAGAGCTCATGTGTAACATAATTCCCGGATCAGCTGAATCATAAATACGAAGACCAAGTTGTGATTAAGTAATTTTAGGGGGGTGTATTGAAACCAGAATCTTTTAGAAGATTTGGTGGAATTTGCATTCTTCTACAGACCAAATCCATTCTCGATTTTGCCGGTGAAGAACAGAGACCGAAAGCTTTTTTCATGGAAGACGAGGGGAGGAGGACAATGAGAATATGTCGCAGAGATTTTCtgtgaatctttttttaaatcaaatcgTTCAGAATAACACCTACAGGTGAGATTTTTTCATGCTTATTttcaactaaatttttttgcCTAAGTCTCCCAGAATCAatgttaaatgtttttaatgaaattgttttgttgagTTTAGATAACAGTGGATTTAAGATgtgttttataaattcttgAATGAATAACAGAAGATTATAGATTCTTTTGagtgattttatataaattccaATTTCAATAACAAaggatttgagaaaaaaattacaaatcacAAGTTGAATACAACCATTCCTGATTCACTGAATGTTCATAACTCGAAGGCCCAATATCGAACTCAGCCCATTGAAACTAAATTCATTTCTAAACTTTCAATGTAAATGCACTCGTCATACAAGAGTAAATGTTCACATAGTTAGTCATTGatttaaacaattttactctttagatttttaaaattttataggATTGTAATAAACCAGGTTGAATTCAAATGTCAAATAGCgttaaataaaagtttagatcttttttttttttttttttttttttatcaacgttagtacaagaagaaacaagagcaGCTTTTGCCAAAGCATCAGCTTGATCAACGTTTCCTTATAAAAGACAAAAGCAAttaagtttttacttttacagtctttttgatcaaattaaatgagtaATTGAGTAGTAGTAGTAACAAAAGGGAATCCCAGAAATAGTAGTTGCTTTCACATgaaaaaatttccaaatacaacaatttttatttattatttat includes:
- a CDS encoding Chitinase family protein (Chitinase family protein; FUNCTIONS IN: chitinase activity; INVOLVED IN: carbohydrate metabolic process, cell wall macromolecule catabolic process; LOCATED IN: cell wall; EXPRESSED IN: 18 plant structures; EXPRESSED DURING: 13 growth stages; CONTAINS InterPro DOMAIN/s: Glycoside hydrolase, family 19 (InterPro:IPR016283), Glycoside hydrolase, family 19, catalytic (InterPro:IPR000726); BEST Arabidopsis thaliana protein match is: Chitinase family protein (TAIR:AT1G02360.1); Has 2167 Blast hits to 2158 proteins in 471 species: Archae - 0; Bacteria - 548; Metazoa - 37; Fungi - 6; Plants - 1456; Viruses - 21; Other Eukaryotes - 99 (source: NCBI BLink).) encodes the protein MEKQISLLLCLLLFIFSISSSLHETEARKHNKYKPAPIMSLVPRTLYDQIFIHKDNNACPAKGFYPYEAFVEATRSFPKFGSVGNFWTRRREVAAFLAQISHETTGGWATAPDGPYAWGLCFKEEVSPQSNYCDASNKDWPCVSGKSYKGRGPIQLSWNYNYGQAGRALGFDGLQNPELVANNSVLAFKTALWFWMTEQTPKPSCHNVMVNRYRPTKADRAANRTVGYGLVTNIINGGLECGIPGDGRVTDRVGYFQRYAQLFKVTTGPNLDCENQRPFS
- a CDS encoding uncharacterized protein (unknown protein; Has 30201 Blast hits to 17322 proteins in 780 species: Archae - 12; Bacteria - 1396; Metazoa - 17338; Fungi - 3422; Plants - 5037; Viruses - 0; Other Eukaryotes - 2996 (source: NCBI BLink).), with translation MWLRNSYPTYGYSSAGLIVGIDRVLVFLKGQEFCRRS
- the CRK gene encoding ARP2/3 complex 16 kDa subunit (p16-Arc) (CROOKED (CRK); CONTAINS InterPro DOMAIN/s: ARP2/3 complex 16kDa subunit (p16-Arc) (InterPro:IPR006789); BEST Arabidopsis thaliana protein match is: ARP2/3 complex 16 kDa subunit (p16-Arc) (TAIR:AT5G65274.1); Has 360 Blast hits to 360 proteins in 109 species: Archae - 0; Bacteria - 0; Metazoa - 256; Fungi - 50; Plants - 40; Viruses - 0; Other Eukaryotes - 14 (source: NCBI BLink).), which codes for MAEFVEADNAEAIIARIETKSRKIESLLKQYKHVEALKTALEGSPPKTRDERCKSANWIVVHRALMAIKDIDGMLNALDVEYYDILMKYLYRGLSTGDRPTCDQCLKIHEKLTERAGLGCILRCLTDTINTV